The Thermodesulfovibrio sp. 3462-1 genome contains the following window.
CTAAAAGATTTCTTACATAATTTACAAGCTCTTGCGAGCCTTTGCTGAAACAGACTCCATCAAGCTTAAAAATAAAAACTCCATGCTCTGTCATCATTGGTTCGCTTATCTGCCCTACGCTCATTTTTGAAAAAAGGTTCGAAAGTTCTGGGGCAATTTCATTTTTTTTCAAAAGACCGATTGCTCCTCCTAATTTGGCTGATACATCCTCACTCAGCTGAGAGGCAACTTTGCTAAAAGATTCTCCCTGAATAAGTCTTTTAAAAATTTCATTGATTTTTGCCTTCAATTCCTCTGTATTTTCTCTTTTTTTGATAACTATCTGACTAACATAGTATCCATCATCAACACAACTTAATTCAGGATGAGCTTTGATGTATCCATTTATCTCAGCATCAGTAACAACGATTTTGCTCCTTACAAGAGAGTTCAATGCTCGCCCAATTATTATCTGTTCCTTAAGCATCTTTTTGTAATCATTAAGGGTCATACCTTCCTTTTTAAGGGTTTCTATGAAACCTTCATCAGTGAGATTGTATTTTTTCTTTATATCATTTATTGCTCCCTCTATCTCACTATCACTAACAAAAATTCCATATCTTTCTGCTTCCTCAATCTGAAGTTTTGTATCAATAAGTTTTTCAAGGAATTCTTCCTCATGAGCTTTGAAGTATTTGAATTTTTCATCGGGATTTAATGCTTTAAAATCATCCTTTGCATTGAACTCCATAAATTTGTAAAGTTCACTCCATGTAATAACTTCTTTATTAACCACAGCTACTATTTTGTCAACAAAAAATTTATTTTCCTCTGCCCAGCCTGATTCAATTAAGAAAATCAGTGATAAAATAAAAAAAACAAAAAATTTGAGCAATTTTAACTCCTCCTTAACCCTTAAATTTAACATATTCTTGGTAATTGCTCTCCCGGAAGCATATCAACTATTCTTGTGCCTCCAATGGATGTTTTAAGTAAGACTTTACCACTCTCACCAGTCACCTCTCCAATTATAGCAGATTCCTCTCCGAAAGAGTGAGATTTCATTAATTCAATTATTTTATCAGCCACACTGGATTTCACAATAGCTATAAAAATTCCTTCATTTGCCACATAGAGAGGGTCAAGCCCTAATAGTTCACAGGCTCCTTTAACAGTATCATGAAGGGGAATCATATTTTCATAAATTAAGATGTCTTTACTTGATTCAAGAGCCAATTCTTTAAGTGTTGTTGCCACTCCGCCACGGGTTGGATCACGCATTACTTTAATATAGGGAGCAAATTCTTTTAAAATTTCTGATATTAATCCATTTAAAGCCCTTGAGTCGCTTAGCACAGGAGGATCAAAAACAAAGCCGTTCCTTTCAGTCATCACAGCAATTCCGTGATTTCCAATAGAGCCACTTATTATGACTTTATCTCCAACTTCTATTTTAAAAGGTGAAAGCTCAATTCCTTCTGGAACTATGCCAATGCCTGAGGTGTTTATAAAAATTCCATCACCCTTTCCTTTGTCAACTACCTTTGTATCTCCTGCAACTATTTTTACCCCTGCTTTTTTGGCTGCATTTGAGATGCTATTTAAAACTCTTTCAAAATCCGATATTGGGAAGCCTTCTTCAAGAATAAAACCAACAGTAAGATAAAGAGGAATAGCACCAACAACAGCAAGGTCATTTACTGTTCCATTAATTGCAAGGTCTCCAATGTCTCCACCAGGGAAAAATATGGGAGAGACTGTGTAGGAGTCAGTTGTTATTGCCAGTTTTCCTGAGTGATTAATGGAGACTATAGCAGAATCCATTAAAGAATGTAGCTCAAATACAGGAGCAATATATTTTTTTATAAGCTCATGCATAAGCTTTCCACCACTTCCATGTCCAAGAAGAATTCTATCCATTTGGCACCTCCACTTTTATTTCAATAGGTTCGCTTTCCTTAAAAGGACCTGCTGAAGAAATTCTATAAAAAACAGGTGATTTCAAATTATTAATATTATACTGCACATCAAAAAACAATGGAATCATAGTCTCACCAATCAGGATAAAGTCTGAATCAGTAGCTGTTTTACGATAAACCTTGTATCCCTTAATCCATTTTTCAGGAACTTCTTTCCAAGAAATATAAACACCATTTTCATTGATTGTCCAAAAAACCTCTTGAGGTTTTGATGGAAGGAAATCTTTCAAAGGAACTTTTACTTCGCTTCCTTTTCCTTCAATGTAAACATTGGGTTCAGATACATAAGGAGTAACCAGATAAGTTAAAAATTGAGATGTAAGATCATCTTTAAATCTCTCTTCAATCAAGAAATAGTTTTTTTCTGTAGAGCCTATTTTTTGTATCTGACCGCTCTGTATCCTATAAATGTTGTACATAACTGAATCATTTGAATCCCATGAAAGTAACACTCCTTGTTCTGTAATTTTATATTTTAACCCTTTAATTTCTGGTAGTTTTTTCAGAGTTATCTGACTTTCTATAGGTTTACTATAAATCCCTTTTTTATTTATGGCAAAAATTCTATATTTGTATCTCTGCCCGAAAATAAAATCTTTGTCTTCCAATGAAGCTGTCTCAGGGCTAAAAAATCCCAAGGTTTTTATTCCTCCAACACTTTCTCTTTCCAGGAGAAAACTGCTCAATTTTGCTTTATTTTTTTCTGGATAGCTCCATGAAATCACAATTTTATCATAATAGGCTGTTAAATTTAACCCAGTTGCAGGCTCTGGCTGAAGATAATCCTCAAGTGTAGGGTCCATCTTTCTTCCACAACCTGTGAGGAGAAAAATCAATGATATAAAAATTACTAAAAAGGATGAGATCCCTCGCTTCGCCTGGGATGATCTCTTTTTTGTCATTCCCTCGATACCCCTCTTCATTCCCTCAATCTCTTTTTCAACAGCTTTATCTGCTCCTTTACACTCTTTTTTGAACTGCTTCCGTAGGAGATTTTTGCCTCAATTGAACCTTCCGAAGTCAGTATTTCGTAAACATCTCTGTCAATTTTGCTGGAAAACTTTTTAAATTCCTCCATACTTAAGTCTGTGAGGTTCTTTCCCTCTTCAATGCAGTAAAGCACAATTTTTCCTGTTATTTCATGAGCATTTCTGAAGGGAACCCCCTTTTTTACAAGATACTCTGCAAGGTCTGTAGCAGTGGTAAAGCCTTTCTCTGAAGCCTCTTTCATCTTATCTTTAATGAACTTTATCTCAGGAAGCATCTCATTAACTATTTTAAGGCTCATGCTCACTGTTTCAACTGTATCAAAAACAGGTTCTTTGTCTTCCTGCATGTCTCTGTTGTATGTAAGTGGAAGTCCTTTCATTGTTGTAAAAAGAGAAAGCAGATTTCCATAAACTCTGCCTGTTTTACCTCTAATTAATTCTGCGGGGTCTGGATTTTTCTTCTGAGGCATCATGCTTGAACCAGTTGAGAATCTATCGGGAAGCTCTATGAATTTGAACTCATCCGTTGCCCAAAGTATTAGCTCTTCAGCAAACCTGCTTAAATGCATCATGACCATTGCTCCACAGTATAAAACATCAAGGACAAAATCTCTATCTGAGACAGCATCAATGCTGTTTGGAATAACTCCTTCAAATTCAAGCTCTCTTGCAGTGAATTCCCTATCAATTGGAAGGCTGCTACCAGCTATTGCACAGGCACCAAGGGGACACTTATTTATTCTTTTTAATGCTTCTTTAAGTCTTTCACGGTCTCTTTCAAACATCCATGCATAGGCGAGAAGATGATGAGCAAGAAGCACTGGCTGAGCCTTCTGAAGATGGGTGTAGCCAGGCATAATTGTATCTATATGTTTTTCAGCAATGGATATGAAGGTTTTCTCAATTTCTGTGAGTTGTTCAATAAGTTTAGAAACTTTTTTCCTGAGATAGAGTCTCAGGTCTGTTGCTACCTGATCATTCCTTGACCGTGCGGTATGAAGCTTTGCACCTGCAGAGCCAATCTTTTCAATAAGAGCTCTTTCAATGTTCATATGAACATCTTCAAACTCCTCTTTGAATTGAAATTTACCCTGCTCAATTTCTTTAGCAATCTCTTTAAGTCCCCGAAGTATCTGCTCAAGCTCAAAGGCATTAATAATACCCTGTTTATGGAGCATCTTTGCATGAGCAATGCTTCCATCAATGTCCTCTCTCCAAAGTTTATGGTCAAAAGAGATGGACTGGGAAAACTCTTCAAGAGTCTTTGCTGTCCCTTCCTTAAACCTTCCACCCCACGGCTTTTTCATTTATTTATCCTTACTCCTCTGCCTTTGCTTGACGCTCTTTCTGCCTCTCAGCAATTATTTTCTGTGCAATATGAGAAGGAACTTCTTCATAATGAGAAAACTCCATTGAATAAATTCCTCTTCCAGATGTCATGCTGTGAAGCTGATTGGCGTATGTAAGCATCTCTGCCATTGGAACAAGAGCAATTATTTTTTGATTTCCTCCTGCCTGAGGTTCAACCCCCTGAACCTTTCCTCTTCGGGCATTGAGATCTCCAATTATTGTGCCAAGAGTTTCATCAGGAACAATAATTTCAGCTTTCATAATTGGCTCAAGAAGTACAGGCTTTGCCTCCATAAAAGCTTTTTTTAGAGCAAGGGCTCCAGCAATTTTAAATGCCATTTCTGATGAATCCACAGGATGATAGGAACCATCATAAAGGGTTACTTTTATGTCAATGATTGGATAATAGGCAAGAATTCCCTCTTTCATTGTTTCAATAATTCCCTTCTCAACTGCAGGACGATACTGCTGGGGAATTACTCCACCAACGATTTTGTCAACAAACTCATAGCCTTTGCCTCTTTCCAGTGGTTCAATCTGAATCCAGCAGTCTCCATACTGCCCACGGCCACCTGACTGCTTCTTATACTTACCCTGTGCTTTTGCAGAGGCTTTTATTGTCTCTCTATAGGGAACCTTTGGTGCCATAAGATTAACTTCAACTCCAAATTTTCTTTTTAATTTCTCAAGAGCTACTTCAATGTGAACCTGTCCCATTCCACTGAGAATCATGTCCTTTGATTCTTCATCTCTGGAAAATCTCAGTGTCGGGTCTTCTTCAAGAAGCTTATGAAGTCCTGCACTAACTTTTTCCTCATCTCCACGAGTTTTTGGTGCAATTGCATAAGATATGATTGGTTCAGCAAATCTAACTTCAGGTAGCTGAACTGGATTGTTTTCATCGCATAGAGTATGCCCTGTAAGTGTATCCTTAAGTTTAACTGTTGCCACAATCTCTCCAGGACCTGCTTTCTGACAGGGTATTTGAGATTTCCCGAGAATATA
Protein-coding sequences here:
- a CDS encoding SurA N-terminal domain-containing protein, with the protein product MLNLRVKEELKLLKFFVFFILSLIFLIESGWAEENKFFVDKIVAVVNKEVITWSELYKFMEFNAKDDFKALNPDEKFKYFKAHEEEFLEKLIDTKLQIEEAERYGIFVSDSEIEGAINDIKKKYNLTDEGFIETLKKEGMTLNDYKKMLKEQIIIGRALNSLVRSKIVVTDAEINGYIKAHPELSCVDDGYYVSQIVIKKRENTEELKAKINEIFKRLIQGESFSKVASQLSEDVSAKLGGAIGLLKKNEIAPELSNLFSKMSVGQISEPMMTEHGVFIFKLDGVCFSKGSQELVNYVRNLLEDEKFKKEYKLWIRGLRQRAYIEIMD
- the hypE gene encoding hydrogenase expression/formation protein HypE gives rise to the protein MDRILLGHGSGGKLMHELIKKYIAPVFELHSLMDSAIVSINHSGKLAITTDSYTVSPIFFPGGDIGDLAINGTVNDLAVVGAIPLYLTVGFILEEGFPISDFERVLNSISNAAKKAGVKIVAGDTKVVDKGKGDGIFINTSGIGIVPEGIELSPFKIEVGDKVIISGSIGNHGIAVMTERNGFVFDPPVLSDSRALNGLISEILKEFAPYIKVMRDPTRGGVATTLKELALESSKDILIYENMIPLHDTVKGACELLGLDPLYVANEGIFIAIVKSSVADKIIELMKSHSFGEESAIIGEVTGESGKVLLKTSIGGTRIVDMLPGEQLPRIC
- a CDS encoding fibronectin type III domain-containing protein, producing MDPTLEDYLQPEPATGLNLTAYYDKIVISWSYPEKNKAKLSSFLLERESVGGIKTLGFFSPETASLEDKDFIFGQRYKYRIFAINKKGIYSKPIESQITLKKLPEIKGLKYKITEQGVLLSWDSNDSVMYNIYRIQSGQIQKIGSTEKNYFLIEERFKDDLTSQFLTYLVTPYVSEPNVYIEGKGSEVKVPLKDFLPSKPQEVFWTINENGVYISWKEVPEKWIKGYKVYRKTATDSDFILIGETMIPLFFDVQYNINNLKSPVFYRISSAGPFKESEPIEIKVEVPNG
- the argH gene encoding argininosuccinate lyase → MKKPWGGRFKEGTAKTLEEFSQSISFDHKLWREDIDGSIAHAKMLHKQGIINAFELEQILRGLKEIAKEIEQGKFQFKEEFEDVHMNIERALIEKIGSAGAKLHTARSRNDQVATDLRLYLRKKVSKLIEQLTEIEKTFISIAEKHIDTIMPGYTHLQKAQPVLLAHHLLAYAWMFERDRERLKEALKRINKCPLGACAIAGSSLPIDREFTARELEFEGVIPNSIDAVSDRDFVLDVLYCGAMVMMHLSRFAEELILWATDEFKFIELPDRFSTGSSMMPQKKNPDPAELIRGKTGRVYGNLLSLFTTMKGLPLTYNRDMQEDKEPVFDTVETVSMSLKIVNEMLPEIKFIKDKMKEASEKGFTTATDLAEYLVKKGVPFRNAHEITGKIVLYCIEEGKNLTDLSMEEFKKFSSKIDRDVYEILTSEGSIEAKISYGSSSKKSVKEQIKLLKKRLRE